Proteins encoded within one genomic window of Ovis aries strain OAR_USU_Benz2616 breed Rambouillet chromosome 1, ARS-UI_Ramb_v3.0, whole genome shotgun sequence:
- the ATP5PF gene encoding ATP synthase-coupling factor 6, mitochondrial, with translation MILQRLFRLSSVVQSAISVSLRRNIGVTAVAFNKELDPVQKLFVDKIREYRTKRQTSGGPVDAGPEYQQDLDRELFKLKQMYGKADMNTFPNFTFEDPKFEVVEKPQS, from the exons ATGATTCTTCAGAGACTCTTCAGGTTGTCCTCTGTCGTTCAGTCTGCAATCTCAGTCTCTTTGAGGAGGAACATTGGTGTTACAGCAGTGGCATTTAATAAGGAGCTTGATCCTGTGCAGAAACTCTTCGTGGACAAGATTAGAGAATATAGAACTAAGCGACA GACATCTGGAGGACCTGTTGATGCTGGCCCAGAGTATCAGCAAGACCTAGACCGGGAGCTTTTTAAGCTTAAGCAAATGTATGGTAAAGCAGACATGAATACGTTCCCTAACTTCACATTTGAAG aCCCCAAGTTTGAAGTTGTCGAGAAACCACAGTCCTGA